In Takifugu flavidus isolate HTHZ2018 chromosome 5, ASM371156v2, whole genome shotgun sequence, the following proteins share a genomic window:
- the LOC130525731 gene encoding beta-microseminoprotein-like isoform X2 yields MLIPRQIITALKSKGLCKHYLRRAPFNIDTTIHPLPNRRYNSASFIMKYLLALAVLTCAQVLPSHAFCYVKPMRKDMTHCMDETDGTWHAIGSSWRNSECMDCTCASCCSAYSRPTLFDDDCISVFDKVACEYKVYKKDNPSISCPIYGSVGK; encoded by the exons ATGCTGATTCCTAGGCAAATCATCACCGCGCTTAAATCCAAAGGTCTCTGCAAACACTATTTAAGAAGAGCACCATTCAACATAGACACAACAATTCACCCCCTCCCAAACAGACGATACAACTCTGCAAGTTTCATCATG AAATATCTGTTGGCTTTGGCAGTGCTGACATGTGCTCAGGTGTTACCCTCACATGCTTTCTGCTATGTCAAGCCCATGAGAAAAG ATATGACGCATTGTATGGATGAAACAGATGGCACATGGCATGCCATTGGATCCTCCTGGAGAAACAGTGAGTGTATGGACTGCACTTGTGCGAGCTGCTGTTCTGC GTATTCTAGACCTACCTTATTCGACGATGACTGTATTTCAGTGTTCGACAAAGTGGCCTGTGAATACAAAGTGTATAAAAAGGACAACCCAAGCATTTCATGCCCAATCTATGGTTCAGTAGGAAAGTAA
- the LOC130525731 gene encoding beta-microseminoprotein-like isoform X1, with amino-acid sequence MVKDGLCKHYLRRAPFNIDTTIHPLPNRRYNSASFIMKYLLALAVLTCAQVLPSHAFCYVKPMRKDMTHCMDETDGTWHAIGSSWRNSECMDCTCASCCSAYSRPTLFDDDCISVFDKVACEYKVYKKDNPSISCPIYGSVGK; translated from the exons GTCTCTGCAAACACTATTTAAGAAGAGCACCATTCAACATAGACACAACAATTCACCCCCTCCCAAACAGACGATACAACTCTGCAAGTTTCATCATG AAATATCTGTTGGCTTTGGCAGTGCTGACATGTGCTCAGGTGTTACCCTCACATGCTTTCTGCTATGTCAAGCCCATGAGAAAAG ATATGACGCATTGTATGGATGAAACAGATGGCACATGGCATGCCATTGGATCCTCCTGGAGAAACAGTGAGTGTATGGACTGCACTTGTGCGAGCTGCTGTTCTGC GTATTCTAGACCTACCTTATTCGACGATGACTGTATTTCAGTGTTCGACAAAGTGGCCTGTGAATACAAAGTGTATAAAAAGGACAACCCAAGCATTTCATGCCCAATCTATGGTTCAGTAGGAAAGTAA